Proteins from one Setaria italica strain Yugu1 chromosome V, Setaria_italica_v2.0, whole genome shotgun sequence genomic window:
- the LOC101769773 gene encoding 3-phosphoinositide-dependent protein kinase 2 yields the protein MAVGGDDDTMERDFAARLRLAHSPSPAPPPATAAAVASSSPTAAGGIAFRAPQEQFTAADFELGKIYGVGSYSKVVRAKKKDTGNVYALKIMDKKFITKENKISYVKMERIVLDQLDHPGVIRLFFTFQDTYSLYMALESCEGGELFDQIIRKGRLSEDEARFYAAEIVDILEYLHSVGLIHRDVKPENLLLTSDGHIKIADFGSVKPTRDTPIKVLPNSTNERACTFVGTAAYVPPEVLNSAPATFGNDLWALGCTLYQMLSGSSPFKDASEWLIFQRIIARDIKFPEYFSDEARDLIDKLLDVDPSKRPGAGPDGYSSLKKHPFFRGIDWKNLRKTRPPKLAIDPNASEDEDSQDSNWLSHMGGTTVNQQSNTVSNNGVASSSEVRSHISKLASIDSFDSKWQEFLDPGESVVLISKLKKINKLANKKVQLILTDKPQLICVDPSKMVAKGNIIWSDDPSELNVQVTNSSHFRICTPKKVSTFEDAKQRAWQWKKAIEDLQRCQKY from the exons AtggcggtcggcggcgacgacgacaccaTGGAGCGGGACTTCGCAGCCAGGCTGCGCCTCGCGCATTCGCCATCCCCTGCCCCgcctcccgccaccgccgcggccgtcgcttCCTCCTCCCCGACCGCCGCAGGGGGGATCGCCTTCCGCGCGCCGCAGGAGCAGTTCACCGCCGCCGACTTCGAGCTCGGCAAGATCTACGGCGTTGGCTCCTACTCCAAG GTGGTGCGGGCCAAGAAGAAGGACACGGGCAACGTCTACGCGCTCAAGATCATGGACAAGAAGTTCATCACCAAGGAGAACAAGATCTCCTACGTCAAGATGGAGCGCATCGTGCTCGACCAGCTCGATCACCCGGGCGTCATCAGGCTCTTCTTCACCTTCCAGGacacatactccctct ACATGGCGCTTGAGTCATGCGAAGGAGGGGAGTTGTTCGATCAGATTATTCGG AAAGGCCGGCTGTCTGAGGACGAGGCACGGTTTTATGCTGCTGAAATTGTTGATATATTGGAGTATTTGCACAGTGTTGGCCTAATTCATCGGGATGTCAAG CCAGAAAATTTACTGCTTACTTCTGATGGGCACATAAAGATTGCTGATTTTGGTAGTGTCAAGCCTACACGGGATACTCCAATTAAAGTCCTCCCAAATTCAACTA ATGAAAGGGCCTGTACATTCGTTGGAACAGCCGCATACGTACCACCTGAAGTCCTGAACTCTGCCCCAGCAACCTTTGG AAATGACTTGTGGGCATTGGGGTGCACACTGTACCAAATGCTTTCTGGCTCTTCACCATTTAAAGATGCCAGTGAGTGGTTGATTTTCCAGAGAATCATTGCAAGGGACATCAAATTCCCTGAGTATTTTTCAGATGAAGCAAGAGATCTTATTGACAAGTTACTG GATGTTGATCCAAGCAAAAGGCCAGGTGCGGGACCTGATGGTTATTCTTCATTGAAGAAGCATCCTTTCTTCAGAGGTATTGACTGGAAGAACCTGAGGAAGACACGACCACCAAAGCTCGCGATTGACCCAAAT GCAAGTGAAGATGAGGATAGCCAGGATTCCAATTGGTTATCACACATGGGAGGTACCACAGTTAACCAACAGTCAAACACTGTTAGTAATAATGGTGTTGCATCATCATCTGAAGTTCGCTCTCATATATCAAAATTAGCTTCCATCGACTCCTTCGACTCAAAATG GCAAGAATTCCTGGACCCTGGTGAGTCCGTAGTCTTGATATCAAAGCTGAAGAAGATTAATAAGCTAGCAAACAAGAAGGTCCAGCTGATCCTCACTGATAAACCTCAATTGATCTGTGTTGACCCTTCAAAAATGGTGGCCAAGGGGAACATTATTTGGTCTGATGACCCAAGTGAACTTAATGTTCAAGTAACAAATTCATCACATTTTAGAATATGCACG CCAAAAAAGGTTTCAACATTTGAGGACGCAAAACAGCGTGCCTGGCAATGGAAAAAGGCAATTGAAGACCTACAACGCTGCCAAAAGTATTGA
- the LOC101770180 gene encoding amidophosphoribosyltransferase, chloroplastic — protein sequence MAATAAAAATTPSSPLLRRAAAAPTTGHHYQLRCSAKPSPLELRHYAARLAPARALFPDRVTPFSFDADGDDHPREECGVFGVIGDPDASSLCYLGLQKLQHRGEEGAGIAASDADGKLKSVTGLGLVGDVFGDPTRLAKLPGNAAIGHVRYSTAGASSMRNVQPFLAAYRFGQLAVAHNGNLVNYQALRNKLEAQGSIFNTSSDTEVILHLIATSLSRPLLSRICDACERLAGAYSLLFLTADKLFAVRDPFGFRPLVMGRRPNGAIVFASETCALDLIDAAYEREVAPGEVVVVDRRDMSVSYACLVPHRPRKSCVFEHIYFALPNSVVFGHAVHERRSAYGRALAEESPAPTADVVIPVPDSGFYAALGFAQASGLEFQQGLIRWHYSGRSFIQPSQAIRDLAVKLKLAPVRGVITGKSVVVVDDSLVRGTTSSKIVRLLRDAGAREVHMRIASPPVIGSCLYGIDTPSEGELISNRMDLEGVRRTIGCDSLAFLSLDKLHSIYGDEAHELCDACFSRNYPVLPTVPEPVPELVSAFED from the coding sequence atggccgccaccgccgctgccgccgccaccacacccTCCTCacctctcctccgccgcgccgctgcggcGCCGACCACCGGCCACCACTACCAGCTCAGGTGCTCTGCCAAGCCGTCCCCGCTCGAGCTGCGGCACTACGCCGCGCGCCTCGCCCCGGCGCGGGCCCTGTTCCCGGACCGCGTCACGCCGTTCTCCTTCGACGCGGACGGCGATGACCACCCCCGCGAGGAGTGCGGCGTGTTCGGTGTCATCGGCGACCCGGACGCGTCGTCGCTGTGCTACCTCGGCCTGCAGAAGCTGCAGCACcgcggggaggagggcgcgggcaTCGCCGCCTCGGACGCCGATGGCAAGCTCAAATCGGTGACGGGGCTCGGGCTCGTCGGGGACGTCTTCGGCGACCCGACGCGCCTCGCCAAGCTCCCCGGCAACGCCGCCATCGGGCACGTGCGCTACTCCACGGCCGGCGCCTCCTCGATGCGCAACGTGCAGCCGTTCCTCGCCGCGTACAGGTTCGGGCAGCTCGCCGTGGCGCACAACGGCAACCTCGTGAACTACCAGGCGCTGCGCAACAAGCTGGAGGCGCAGGGCTCCATCTTCAACACCTCGTCGGACACGGAGGTCATCCTGCACCTCATCGCCACCTCGCTCTCCCGCCCGCTGCTCTCGCGCATCTGCGACGCCTGCGAGCGCCTCGCCGGCGCGTACTCGCTGCTGTTCCTGACGGCCGACAAGCTCTTCGCCGTGCGCGACCCGTTCGGCTTCCGCCCCCTGGTGATGGGGCGCCGCCCCAACGGCGCCATCGTGTTCGCGTCGGAGACCTGCGCGCTCGACCTCATCGACGCCGCCTACGAGCGCGAGGTGGCGCCCGGGGAGGTGGTGGTCGTGGACCGCCGCGACATGTCAGTGTCCTATGCCTGCCTCGTCCCGCACCGCCCCCGCAAGTCGTGCGTCTTCGAGCACATCTACTTCGCCCTTCCCAACTCCGTCGTGTTTGGGCACGCCGTCCACGAGCGCCGCAGCGCATACGGCCGCGCGCTCGCCGAGGAGTCCCCGGCTCCGACCGCGGACGTCGTCATCCCTGTGCCGGACTCGGGGTTCTACGCCGCGCTCGGCTTCGCGCAGGCGTCGGGTCTCGAATTCCAGCAGGGCCTTATCCGTTGGCACTACAGCGGCCGCAGCTTTATCCAACCGTCGCAAGCAATCCGCGACCTCGCGGTCAAGCTCAAGCTCGCGCCCGTGCGCGGCGTCATTACCGGCAAGAGCGTGGTCGTTGTCGACGATTCGCTCGTGCGCGGTACCACCTCGAGCAAGATTGTGCGCCTGCTCCgcgacgccggcgcgcgcgAGGTGCACATGCGCATCGCCAGCCCCCCGGTCATCGGCTCCTGCCTGTACGGCATCGACACGCCGAGCGAGGGCGAGCTGATATCCAACAGGATGGACCTCGAGGGCGTGCGGAGGACGATTGGCTGCGACTCGCTCGCCTTCCTCTCTCTCGACAAGCTCCACAGCATCTACGGTGATGAAGCGCATGAGCTTTGTGACGCCTGCTTCTCTAGGAACTACCCAGTGCTGCCCACTGTGCCAGAGCCGGTGCCGGAGCTGGTGTCAGCCTTCGAAGACTAA